A single genomic interval of Campylobacter anatolicus harbors:
- a CDS encoding methionine ABC transporter permease, protein MFGIDLAKFPDIFSRILLPAINETLYMSLVSTFLAFVIGMIPAVLLILWSKDGLKPNVKCYFVLDVAVNMLRSFPFIILIIVLFPITKLIVGTSIGTTAAIVPLTIGAAPFVARLIENSLKEIDRGIIEAAKSFGASNFQIIFRIMFIEALPGIIAAFTLTLIVNIGFSAMAGAVGGGGLGAVAINYGYQRFRPDIMFYTVVILIIMVQIFQIFGNYLYKITKK, encoded by the coding sequence ATGTTTGGTATAGATTTGGCAAAATTTCCTGATATTTTTTCTCGTATACTGCTCCCAGCCATAAATGAGACGCTTTATATGAGCTTAGTTTCTACATTCTTAGCTTTTGTTATAGGTATGATACCTGCGGTGTTACTCATACTTTGGAGCAAAGATGGACTAAAACCAAATGTAAAGTGCTACTTTGTGCTTGACGTAGCGGTAAATATGCTTAGAAGTTTTCCATTTATCATACTCATTATCGTGCTTTTCCCTATCACAAAACTCATCGTAGGCACAAGTATTGGTACGACAGCTGCAATAGTTCCACTTACTATAGGAGCTGCTCCATTTGTCGCAAGACTCATTGAAAACTCACTAAAAGAGATAGACCGTGGCATAATAGAAGCGGCAAAAAGCTTTGGAGCATCAAATTTTCAAATCATATTTCGCATAATGTTTATTGAGGCTTTACCTGGCATAATAGCAGCCTTTACACTCACGCTTATCGTAAATATAGGCTTTTCGGCGATGGCTGGAGCGGTAGGTGGTGGTGGGCTTGGTGCAGTTGCAATAAACTATGGCTACCAACGTTTTAGACCTGATATTATGTTTTATACAGTCGTGATTTTGATAATTATGGTACAAATTTTTCAAATTTTTGGTAATTATCTATACAAAATCACAAAAAAATAG
- a CDS encoding methionine ABC transporter ATP-binding protein, whose amino-acid sequence MIKISNLKKYYGDVLTIDNVSLEIGSGEIYAIVGHSGAGKSTLLRCINGLEDYSDGSLKVFGKEIKDIKGDELRHFRKNIGMIFQHFALMSRKSVFENVATPLRFWGAKDSEIRSRVNELLNLVGLESKKDVYPNSLSGGQKQRVAIARALALSPKILLSDEATSALDPNTTKSILELLKQINKELGISVVLVTHEMDVVKSIASRALLLEHGRIIGSGSIEELFLKPDLKMKEFLGEEEILPENGINIRLYFPKEVAQNSLITTMARELDINFNIVWGKLERLNEHVLGNLVINVDESDREKIIDFISKSGVLWEVA is encoded by the coding sequence ATGATTAAAATTTCAAATTTAAAAAAATATTACGGCGATGTTCTTACGATAGATAATGTAAGCCTTGAGATAGGTAGTGGTGAAATTTATGCCATAGTCGGACACAGTGGTGCTGGCAAATCAACTCTGCTTCGTTGCATAAACGGCTTGGAGGATTATTCAGATGGTTCGCTTAAAGTCTTTGGCAAGGAGATAAAAGATATAAAAGGCGATGAGCTTAGGCATTTTCGTAAAAATATAGGTATGATATTTCAGCATTTTGCACTAATGAGTCGTAAAAGCGTATTTGAAAACGTGGCTACTCCGCTTAGATTTTGGGGTGCAAAGGATAGCGAGATACGATCAAGAGTAAATGAGCTTTTAAATTTAGTTGGTCTTGAGAGCAAAAAAGATGTCTATCCAAACTCACTAAGTGGCGGTCAAAAACAGCGTGTAGCCATAGCTAGAGCCTTAGCATTAAGTCCAAAAATTTTACTTAGCGACGAGGCAACATCGGCACTTGATCCAAATACTACAAAGTCTATTTTAGAGCTACTTAAACAGATAAATAAAGAACTTGGTATAAGCGTAGTTTTAGTTACTCACGAGATGGACGTAGTTAAAAGCATCGCCTCTCGTGCCTTACTACTAGAGCACGGAAGGATAATTGGTAGTGGTAGCATTGAAGAGCTATTTTTAAAGCCTGATTTAAAGATGAAAGAGTTTTTAGGAGAAGAAGAGATTCTGCCTGAAAATGGCATAAATATAAGACTTTATTTTCCAAAAGAGGTCGCACAAAATAGCCTAATAACAACGATGGCAAGGGAGCTTGATATAAATTTTAACATCGTTTGGGGAAAACTGGAACGACTAAATGAGCATGTACTTGGAAATTTAGTCATAAACGTAGATGAGAGCGATAGAGAAAAGATTATTGATTTTATCTCAAAAAGTGGCGTTTTATGGGAGGTAGCGTGA
- a CDS encoding glycosyltransferase family 10 domain-containing protein: MRKIFKEIRYFLFWIIKEVRQNNYHSDISYCNYWKMNNPKQEWFYKFLEHRNLLGKGNKITFISSFGYRFVIPFLSDKKVFFSGENLSNSCIEDIHNKFADYCIDKVDLALGFDFIDAKNYLRFPLWIRYLVKPQDSFEDISDRIKKINSFEYRNNKRDKFAALVASHDKGNIRRKMLNELQKLGAIECAGAFNKNTNSLQDDYCDNKIEYLKQFKFNICPENSDNKGYVTEKIFESIMAGCIPLYWGGGGYIENDILNQKCFILFDENNLEQFNQSVNMLLNNESYYLDFIKQSPFKPGAAELIWDKITKLESMLKSLKLNI, from the coding sequence ATGAGAAAGATATTTAAAGAGATACGATATTTTCTATTTTGGATTATTAAAGAGGTAAGGCAAAATAATTATCACTCAGATATTAGTTATTGTAATTATTGGAAAATGAATAATCCTAAACAAGAGTGGTTTTATAAATTTTTAGAGCATAGGAATTTGCTAGGAAAAGGCAATAAAATAACATTTATCTCATCTTTTGGATATAGATTTGTGATACCTTTTTTATCTGATAAAAAAGTATTTTTTTCAGGTGAAAACTTAAGCAATAGCTGTATTGAGGATATACATAATAAATTTGCGGATTACTGTATTGATAAAGTTGATTTAGCTTTAGGATTTGATTTTATTGATGCCAAAAATTATTTAAGATTTCCTTTATGGATAAGATATCTCGTAAAACCACAAGATAGCTTTGAAGATATATCAGATAGAATAAAAAAGATAAATAGTTTTGAATACAGAAATAATAAAAGAGATAAATTTGCTGCCTTAGTAGCAAGCCATGACAAGGGAAATATTAGAAGAAAGATGTTAAATGAATTGCAAAAATTAGGTGCAATAGAATGTGCAGGAGCTTTTAATAAAAATACAAATTCTTTACAAGATGATTATTGCGATAATAAAATAGAGTACTTAAAACAATTTAAATTTAATATTTGTCCCGAAAATAGCGATAACAAAGGTTATGTTACCGAGAAAATATTTGAAAGTATAATGGCTGGATGTATACCACTGTATTGGGGTGGCGGTGGATATATAGAAAATGATATACTAAATCAAAAATGTTTTATATTATTTGATGAAAATAACTTAGAACAATTTAATCAAAGCGTAAATATGTTATTAAATAACGAAAGTTATTATTTGGATTTCATAAAACAATCACCATTTAAACCAGGGGCAGCAGAGTTAATATGGGATAAAATTACAAAACTAGAAAGTATGCTAAAAAGTTTAAAGCTAAATATTTGA
- a CDS encoding MetQ/NlpA family ABC transporter substrate-binding protein, with protein sequence MKKFTSILLGIFIALNLYAKSDEKTIIVGVSPVPHAEILEFVKPKLKEQGYELIISEINDYSIPNIATQNGDLDANFFQHLPYLEEQNKNRNLTLVKTTAVHVEPLGFYSKKVKSIDELKDGARVAIAYDPSNGNRGLRILEKAGLISIDKNVKFATPHDITSNPKNLKFIELEGAQIPRTLDEVDLAAISTNFVLDIGLDPAKDSLVIEDAQSPYANIIVTRSGNENSPKIKALNAAVTSQEVKEFILNRYKGAVIPAF encoded by the coding sequence ATGAAAAAATTTACTAGTATTTTATTGGGGATTTTTATAGCTTTAAATTTATATGCAAAAAGTGATGAAAAAACCATAATAGTTGGCGTCTCGCCTGTCCCACACGCTGAGATCTTGGAGTTTGTAAAGCCAAAACTAAAAGAACAAGGTTATGAGCTGATAATATCTGAGATAAATGACTACTCTATCCCCAATATCGCAACGCAAAATGGCGATCTAGATGCGAATTTCTTTCAGCATCTGCCATACCTTGAAGAGCAGAACAAAAATAGAAATTTAACTCTAGTCAAAACTACAGCCGTGCATGTTGAACCGCTTGGTTTTTACTCAAAAAAAGTAAAAAGTATAGATGAGCTTAAAGATGGGGCAAGAGTGGCAATAGCTTACGATCCATCAAATGGCAATAGAGGACTTAGGATACTTGAAAAAGCTGGGCTTATCAGCATTGACAAAAACGTCAAATTCGCAACTCCACACGACATAACAAGCAATCCGAAAAATCTAAAATTTATAGAGCTTGAAGGTGCTCAAATCCCACGCACACTTGATGAAGTTGATCTAGCAGCAATCAGCACAAACTTTGTCCTTGATATCGGTCTTGATCCAGCAAAGGACTCCTTAGTCATTGAGGACGCACAAAGCCCATATGCAAACATCATCGTAACTCGCAGTGGAAATGAAAACAGCCCAAAGATAAAGGCACTTAACGCAGCAGTTACTAGCCAGGAAGTAAAAGAATTTATACTAAATCGTTACAAAGGTGCTGTTATACCAGCATTTTAA
- a CDS encoding LysE family translocator — MSLASLFILMATHFVAVITPGPDVFLVLRTSLAHGFKHSVFACIGVGIGIVLWVILTAFGLKTLFALFPSLQIILMIFSVCYLSYLSFLLFKSAKSAKNRANNAIKTNENDKSPTSAKQFLLIGLLTNLSNPKAILYFASIFSRFVEKTNNFLDVTILVSVISIESVFIFIAMGWLFSTKKAREKFLSNQHLLDGICSAIFGLFALIIFYELIVYFLAI; from the coding sequence ATGTCTTTGGCATCACTCTTTATTCTTATGGCGACACATTTTGTCGCAGTCATCACTCCCGGTCCTGATGTATTTTTAGTGCTTCGTACATCACTCGCACACGGCTTTAAACACAGTGTGTTTGCCTGTATTGGTGTTGGTATAGGTATAGTCCTTTGGGTCATCTTAACTGCATTTGGATTAAAGACACTCTTTGCATTATTCCCATCATTACAAATAATACTGATGATATTTAGTGTTTGCTATCTTTCATATCTTAGTTTTTTACTCTTTAAGTCTGCAAAATCTGCAAAAAACAGAGCAAATAATGCAATCAAAACAAATGAAAACGACAAAAGTCCAACTTCGGCAAAGCAATTTTTACTCATCGGACTACTTACAAATCTCTCAAATCCTAAAGCAATTTTGTATTTTGCAAGTATTTTCTCACGTTTCGTTGAAAAAACTAATAACTTTTTGGACGTTACGATTTTAGTTAGTGTCATATCAATTGAAAGCGTATTTATCTTTATCGCAATGGGTTGGCTCTTTTCTACTAAAAAAGCAAGAGAGAAATTTTTAAGCAACCAGCACTTACTAGATGGTATTTGCTCAGCGATATTTGGCTTGTTTGCACTTATCATTTTTTACGAGCTTATTGTCTATTTTTTAGCGATATAA
- the mog gene encoding molybdopterin adenylyltransferase encodes MKAKIGILTLSDRASDGTYEDKSGPAIKEVLNEWIKSEVEYFYEVIPDEFELIKQHLIHMSDVLECDLILTTGGTGPAVRDVTPEATEAVCEKMMAGFGELMRAASLKYVPTAILSRQTAGIRGHSLIINLPGQPKAIRECLEPVFPAVPYCIDLIEGAFIETNESVMKVFRPKQKKIS; translated from the coding sequence ATGAAGGCAAAGATAGGGATTTTAACACTTAGCGACAGAGCGAGTGATGGCACTTATGAAGATAAATCAGGCCCCGCGATAAAAGAGGTTTTAAATGAGTGGATAAAAAGCGAAGTTGAGTATTTTTATGAGGTTATACCTGATGAGTTTGAGCTGATAAAGCAACATTTGATACATATGAGTGATGTGCTAGAATGTGATCTTATACTCACAACTGGAGGCACTGGTCCAGCGGTGAGAGATGTAACACCAGAGGCTACTGAAGCGGTGTGTGAAAAGATGATGGCGGGATTTGGTGAGCTTATGCGAGCGGCAAGTTTAAAATACGTCCCAACAGCGATACTCTCACGTCAAACAGCAGGCATCCGCGGACACTCGCTTATTATAAATTTACCTGGTCAACCAAAGGCGATCAGAGAGTGTTTAGAGCCAGTTTTCCCAGCTGTGCCGTATTGTATTGACCTTATTGAAGGTGCTTTTATTGAGACTAATGAGAGCGTAATGAAAGTTTTTCGCCCAAAACAGAAGAAAATTTCATAA
- a CDS encoding MetQ/NlpA family ABC transporter substrate-binding protein, whose product MKNILLTSLVALSLSLNLNAADKSKTIIVGATPVPHAEILEVIKPILAKDGYTLEIKEFNDYSIPNLATDDGELDANFFQHLPYLNEFNKNKGTKLIKSVGVHLEPMGVYSKKIKSINELKNGDSVAIPNDPTNESRALDVLATAGLIKLNDNPLKTPLDIVENSKNLKFSEIETAQLPRTLDDVTIAIINTNYALNASLNPTKDALVLESKDSPYVNYVVVKVGNEDSAKIKALSKAITSDEVKEFINKKYEGAILPAF is encoded by the coding sequence ATGAAAAACATACTTCTAACTTCATTAGTTGCTCTAAGCCTATCACTAAATTTAAATGCTGCTGACAAATCAAAAACTATCATTGTCGGTGCGACCCCTGTTCCACACGCTGAAATTTTAGAGGTTATAAAGCCTATACTTGCAAAAGATGGTTACACACTTGAGATAAAAGAGTTTAACGACTACTCTATACCAAACCTAGCTACTGACGATGGTGAATTAGATGCGAATTTCTTTCAGCACCTGCCGTATCTAAATGAATTTAATAAAAATAAAGGCACAAAGCTAATAAAATCAGTCGGCGTTCATCTTGAACCAATGGGAGTTTATAGTAAGAAAATAAAGAGTATAAATGAGCTTAAAAATGGCGATAGCGTAGCGATACCAAACGACCCTACAAACGAGAGCCGTGCATTAGATGTTTTGGCAACCGCTGGACTTATTAAGCTAAACGACAATCCACTAAAAACTCCACTTGATATAGTTGAAAACTCAAAAAATTTAAAATTTAGCGAGATAGAAACTGCTCAACTTCCTAGAACGCTTGATGACGTAACTATCGCTATAATCAATACAAATTACGCATTAAACGCTAGTCTAAATCCAACAAAAGATGCACTCGTTCTTGAGAGTAAGGACAGTCCGTATGTCAATTACGTAGTTGTAAAAGTTGGCAATGAAGATAGTGCAAAAATAAAAGCACTAAGCAAGGCTATAACTTCAGACGAAGTGAAAGAGTTTATCAACAAAAAATACGAAGGTGCAATACTCCCAGCGTTTTAA
- a CDS encoding ATP-dependent metallopeptidase FtsH/Yme1/Tma family protein gives MKVILRKFKFDKRNILIIVAVLLILVVGFALSKEPKSISYAEYEQLLNGNFLQKAVINEDEIVFYSQNNRYKIIKDVVDVKELIKKIPVERTQGYAAISDIMSFIFIIFMFGILLFFVIKFKKREQGSSEKNPAIDLESIVSSFATPVISNVRFTDVAGIDEVKIELSEIVDFLKNPIKYRNFGIKMPKGVLMIGPPGVGKTLVAKAVAGEANVPFFYQNGASFVQIYVGVGAKRVRELFSKAKAYAPSIIFIDEIDAVGKSRGGARNDEREATLNQLLTEMDGFEDNSGVIVIAATNRIEMIDEALLRSGRFDRRIFLSMPDFKDRVAILKTYLSDKKCSADVNDIAKMSVGFSGAALSTLVNEAAINALRRGSDMLDFSDFEDVSNKVLLGKKKVLSYSDVERKIQAKYQAAKALCAYWFDVKFDKISLVEDRFVSVEREIESKTQMISRVKVFLAGMCILELEQGDIFSNSSDDLNRAKELAQKMVFEYTMGDSFIPNPVDVEQILVQAKNEMMSFLKGVNEQISVIAEYLYVYESIDKEMITNILNKSYE, from the coding sequence ATGAAGGTAATTTTGCGAAAATTTAAATTTGATAAGAGAAATATCTTAATTATTGTAGCAGTTTTATTGATTTTAGTCGTTGGTTTTGCATTATCAAAAGAGCCAAAAAGTATCAGCTATGCAGAGTATGAGCAACTTTTAAATGGAAATTTTTTACAAAAGGCGGTAATAAATGAAGATGAGATCGTCTTTTACTCACAAAATAATCGCTATAAAATAATAAAAGATGTTGTAGATGTGAAAGAACTTATCAAAAAGATACCAGTTGAACGCACTCAAGGTTATGCCGCTATAAGCGATATAATGAGCTTTATCTTTATAATTTTTATGTTTGGCATACTTTTGTTTTTTGTAATTAAATTTAAAAAACGAGAGCAGGGTAGTAGCGAAAAAAATCCAGCCATTGATCTAGAGAGTATAGTTAGCTCATTTGCCACACCAGTTATATCAAATGTGCGATTTACAGATGTTGCAGGAATAGATGAAGTTAAGATAGAGCTTAGCGAGATAGTTGATTTTCTAAAAAATCCTATAAAATATAGAAATTTTGGTATAAAAATGCCAAAGGGTGTGCTGATGATAGGACCTCCAGGTGTTGGCAAGACACTTGTGGCAAAGGCGGTTGCCGGGGAGGCGAATGTGCCATTTTTTTACCAAAATGGTGCGAGTTTTGTTCAAATTTATGTCGGTGTGGGTGCAAAGCGTGTTCGTGAGCTATTTTCAAAAGCAAAAGCTTACGCTCCATCTATTATTTTTATTGATGAGATAGACGCCGTGGGTAAAAGTAGAGGTGGTGCACGAAATGATGAGCGAGAGGCGACTTTAAATCAACTACTGACCGAGATGGATGGCTTTGAAGATAATTCAGGTGTTATAGTTATCGCAGCCACTAATCGTATAGAGATGATAGATGAGGCATTGCTACGTTCTGGACGTTTTGATAGGCGGATATTTCTTTCTATGCCTGATTTTAAGGATAGAGTAGCGATACTAAAAACCTATCTAAGCGACAAAAAATGCAGTGCTGATGTAAATGATATAGCTAAGATGAGTGTTGGATTTTCAGGGGCAGCATTAAGCACGCTTGTTAACGAAGCGGCTATTAATGCACTAAGACGTGGAAGTGATATGCTTGATTTTAGCGATTTTGAAGATGTGTCAAATAAGGTCTTGCTTGGTAAGAAAAAAGTACTTAGCTACTCAGACGTTGAGCGAAAGATACAAGCAAAATATCAAGCCGCAAAGGCACTTTGTGCCTATTGGTTTGATGTAAAATTTGATAAAATTTCACTTGTTGAGGATCGCTTTGTAAGCGTTGAGCGTGAAATAGAGTCTAAGACGCAAATGATTTCACGCGTGAAGGTATTTTTAGCTGGTATGTGTATACTCGAACTTGAGCAAGGTGATATCTTTTCAAACTCAAGCGATGATCTAAACAGAGCTAAAGAGTTAGCTCAAAAGATGGTTTTTGAGTATACAATGGGCGACTCGTTTATCCCAAATCCAGTCGATGTGGAGCAAATTTTAGTACAAGCAAAAAATGAAATGATGAGCTTTTTAAAGGGTGTAAACGAGCAAATAAGCGTGATCGCTGAATATCTTTATGTCTATGAGAGTATTGATAAAGAGATGATAACAAATATCTTAAATAAATCTTACGAGTAG
- a CDS encoding DedA family protein, with amino-acid sequence MLSDFINWIVSLVGELGYLGIFIMMFLESSFFPFPSEVAMIPAGYLAHKGEMSLVVAFLAGVGGSLAGAVFNYYLCFFLGRNIILKYGKYVGINEEKMAKFEAFFNKHGEISTFNCRLIPGIRQYISLPAGLAKMNLFKFSLYTTFGASIWVAILLTIGYFLGSNPSKEFLAYITFALLLAVALISIVYVKCNKSNI; translated from the coding sequence TTGCTAAGTGATTTTATAAACTGGATCGTTTCACTCGTTGGCGAGTTGGGATATCTCGGCATTTTTATTATGATGTTTTTAGAAAGCTCGTTCTTTCCTTTTCCTAGCGAAGTAGCAATGATACCCGCTGGATACTTAGCTCATAAGGGTGAGATGAGCCTAGTTGTGGCATTTTTAGCTGGTGTTGGCGGAAGCTTGGCTGGGGCAGTGTTTAACTATTACCTATGTTTCTTTTTAGGGCGTAATATAATTTTAAAATATGGCAAATATGTCGGCATAAACGAAGAGAAGATGGCTAAATTTGAAGCCTTTTTCAATAAACATGGAGAGATCTCAACTTTTAACTGTCGGCTAATCCCTGGTATCCGTCAATACATCAGCCTACCAGCTGGTTTAGCAAAGATGAATTTGTTTAAATTTAGTCTTTACACCACGTTTGGTGCAAGTATTTGGGTGGCTATACTTTTAACTATTGGGTATTTCTTGGGCTCAAATCCATCAAAAGAGTTTCTCGCATACATTACGTTTGCCCTACTTCTAGCTGTCGCTCTAATAAGTATCGTTTATGTAAAATGCAATAAATCAAATATTTAG
- a CDS encoding MetQ/NlpA family ABC transporter substrate-binding protein, whose translation MKISKVLLLPLLTLWLNAAGDEKTIIIGASPVPHAEILEEVVAPLLAEDGYKLIIKIFNDYVIPNLAVEQGDLDANYFQGLPYMKSFNKEKGTHIVPTVGVHIEPLGIYSKKIKSLNELKNGDIVAISNNVADSTRSINLLEKVGLVKAKDGEYKSPLDIIENPKNLKFKEMESAQTPRSLSDVTIAFINVNYALDVGLSPTNDSLLLEGSESNYVNYVAVKEGNENLPKIQALNKAILSSKVKEFILSRYKGAAIPAF comes from the coding sequence ATGAAAATTTCAAAAGTATTGTTACTACCTTTACTCACACTTTGGCTAAATGCCGCTGGTGATGAGAAAACCATAATAATAGGTGCATCTCCTGTTCCGCATGCTGAAATTTTAGAAGAAGTAGTCGCTCCTTTACTTGCAGAAGATGGCTATAAACTTATTATTAAAATATTTAACGATTACGTTATACCGAATTTAGCGGTAGAACAAGGCGACCTAGACGCAAACTATTTTCAAGGTCTACCATATATGAAGTCCTTTAACAAAGAAAAAGGCACACACATCGTACCAACTGTTGGTGTACATATAGAGCCACTTGGGATCTACTCAAAAAAGATAAAGAGCCTTAATGAGCTTAAAAATGGCGATATAGTAGCTATCTCAAACAACGTAGCAGATTCAACACGATCTATAAATTTACTTGAAAAGGTTGGTCTTGTAAAGGCAAAAGATGGCGAATACAAATCACCACTTGATATCATAGAAAACCCAAAAAATCTTAAATTTAAAGAGATGGAATCAGCTCAAACCCCACGTTCACTCTCTGATGTAACGATAGCATTTATAAATGTCAATTACGCACTCGACGTTGGCTTAAGTCCTACTAACGACTCTTTACTGCTTGAAGGTAGCGAAAGCAACTATGTAAATTATGTTGCGGTTAAGGAGGGCAATGAAAACTTGCCAAAAATACAAGCTTTGAATAAAGCCATACTTAGTTCAAAAGTCAAAGAGTTTATCCTCTCAAGATACAAAGGTGCTGCTATACCAGCGTTTTAA
- a CDS encoding GDP-L-fucose synthase family protein produces MKNKNSKIYIAGHNGLVGSAIYKNLKDKGYFNFILKSSNELDLRNQLDVFNFFEKEKPEYVFLAAAKVGGIYANNTYRADFIYDNLAIQNNIIYSAYKNNIKKMLFLGSTCIYPKNAIQPISENALLASELEYTNEPYAIAKIAGMKMCESFNLQYGTNFISVMPTNLYGENDNFDLNNSHVLPAMIRKMHLAKLVEQERFKDIVKDFNKNSQSDIVKNKTNEEIIFTLQQYGIEKYKNEVVLKLWGSGAPMREFLWSEDMADACVFIMENIDFKDLIGDKKEIKNTHINIGTGLDISIKDLAYMIKKEVGFNGKILFDRTKPDGTLRKNIDISKLSKLGWKHKVSLDEGVVKMYNIYKNMTDK; encoded by the coding sequence ATTAAAAATAAGAATTCAAAAATTTATATAGCTGGACATAATGGACTTGTAGGTTCTGCGATTTATAAAAATTTAAAGGATAAAGGTTATTTTAATTTTATATTAAAGTCTTCGAACGAGCTTGATTTGCGTAATCAACTTGATGTTTTTAATTTTTTTGAAAAAGAAAAACCAGAATATGTTTTTTTAGCTGCTGCTAAAGTAGGCGGTATTTATGCCAATAATACTTATAGGGCTGATTTTATATATGATAATCTAGCAATACAAAATAATATAATATATAGTGCTTATAAAAATAATATAAAAAAGATGTTATTTTTAGGTAGTACTTGCATATATCCTAAAAATGCAATACAGCCAATTAGCGAAAATGCTCTTCTTGCAAGTGAATTAGAATACACTAATGAGCCATATGCTATAGCCAAAATAGCTGGAATGAAAATGTGCGAAAGCTTTAATTTGCAATATGGAACAAATTTTATCTCCGTAATGCCAACAAATTTATATGGAGAAAATGATAATTTTGATCTAAATAACTCTCACGTGTTACCAGCTATGATAAGAAAAATGCATTTAGCTAAATTGGTAGAACAAGAGAGATTTAAAGATATTGTGAAAGATTTTAATAAAAATTCACAAAGTGATATAGTTAAAAATAAAACAAATGAAGAGATTATTTTTACATTGCAACAATATGGTATAGAGAAATATAAAAATGAAGTGGTTTTGAAGTTATGGGGATCTGGAGCTCCGATGAGAGAATTTTTATGGAGTGAAGATATGGCGGACGCTTGTGTGTTTATAATGGAAAATATTGATTTCAAAGATCTTATAGGTGATAAAAAAGAGATAAAAAATACACATATTAATATTGGAACTGGATTGGATATATCTATAAAAGATCTAGCATATATGATAAAAAAAGAGGTGGGTTTTAATGGAAAAATTTTATTTGATCGCACGAAACCAGATGGGACATTAAGAAAAAATATTGATATTTCTAAGTTAAGTAAGCTAGGTTGGAAGCATAAAGTCTCTTTAGATGAAGGAGTAGTAAAAATGTATAATATATATAAAAATATGACTGATAAATAA